A single genomic interval of Carassius gibelio isolate Cgi1373 ecotype wild population from Czech Republic chromosome A22, carGib1.2-hapl.c, whole genome shotgun sequence harbors:
- the ncf4 gene encoding neutrophil cytosol factor 4: MSLPQQLRDESDFDQLPDNIPVTATIADIEEKKGFIVYYRFVIEVKTKGNSKYLIYRRYSQFFALHQNLELKYSAEAQPGYYTCQLPTLPGKVFMGNKKEIAETRIPELNNYMKRLLCLPTWVLLDDLIRMFFYQTELDSQQVPRALRRLRPPTRKVKTIKPKTDLLSAPRAEAVFDFSGSGRLELSLKAGDVIFLLRRVNADWLEGTVRDKTGIFPESFVNIIKPLPESDSDEERGVSKSGKRAQSSYSCLRCYLLQPEGIDTRDVCVEEDLSIQPSYKDLLSQMRGIFQVEDIALNYRDPEGDLIRILDDEDITLMVQESKQTGSKVKRPVNQFPWELLVTHAKDLTVYNTE; encoded by the exons ATGTCTCTCCCACAACAGCTGCGCGATGAAAG TGATTTCGACCAGCTTCCAGACAACATCCCTGTCACCGCAACCATTGCTGATATCGAGGAGAAGAAAGGTTTCATTGTTTACTAT AGGTTCGTGATTGAGGTGAAGACCAAAGGCAACAGTAAATACCTGATCTATAGAAGGTATAGCCAGTTCTTTGCATTGCACCAGAATTTGGAGCTTAAATACTCAGCTGAAGCCCAGCCGGGATACTACACCTGCCAACTACCTACTCTGCCAG GCAAGGTTTTTATGGGAAACAAAAAGGAGATCGCAGAGACCAGAATCCCAGAGCTCAACAATTACATGAAG AGGTTGCTTTGTCTGCCTACCTGGGTACTCTTGGACGATCTGATACGGATGTTTTTCTACCAGACCGAGTTGGACAGCCAACAGGTCCCCCGGGCCCTGCGCCGCCTGCGGCCCCCCACACGCAAAGT AAAAACCATAAAGCCCAAAACAGACCTTCTCTCCGCACCCAGAGCAGAG gcgGTGTTTGACTTCAGCGGCAGCGGACGCCTGGAGCTCAGTCTCAAGGCTGGAGATGTGATCTTCCTTCTGCGGAGAGTCAATGCAGACTGGCTGGAG GGCACAGTGAGGGACAAAACTGGAATCTTTCCCGAGTCGTTCGTGAACATTATTAAACCTCTTCCCGAGAGTGACTCTGACGAAGAGCGCGGAGTTTCCAAGAGTGGGAAACGTGCTCAGAGTTCATACAGCTGCCTGCGCTGCTATCTGCTGCAGCCCGAGGGCATCGACacaag GGACGTTTGTGTTGAGGAAGATCTCTCCATTCAGCCGTCTTACAAAGATCTGCTTTCCCAAATGAG GGGCATCTTTCAAGTGGAAGATATTGCTTTGAACTACCGGGACCCCGAGGGTGATCTGATACGGATATTAGACGATGAAGACATCACTCTCATGGTGCAAGAGAGCAAACAGacagggtcaaaggtcaagcgACCCGTGAATCAGTTTCCCTGGGAGCTGCTGGTAACACATGCCAAAGATCTGACCGTCTACAACACCGAGTAG